From a region of the Sulfitobacter alexandrii genome:
- a CDS encoding AMP-dependent synthetase/ligase has product MTDFTKNRSSGGETIGALLAKNASLHGKDIARREKERGIWKETTWAEYAQEVVACAAGLEKIGVKPGKAVLVLGDNRARLYGGMLAVSLLGAYAMPAYPGATLEELRHFLGEVEIVAAIAEDQEQVDKILELKDAGAEGIDHIIYDEARGLGFYEVEGLMSWDHLIEVGQHDLNETPGLREELLSRAKPEDPAIFLHSSGTTGAPKGIVLSQKNVLAAARNGHAAGAFDENEEILAYLPMAWVGDYAITVAAALLWRFTVNVPERQETVVRDMREIAPTFYLAAPRSWDQMLTTIQVGIENSTPFKKWLYHFFMDRAIAAETRKLNGKSGGILEPLGRLLGEAIVFGPIKDQFGMSRLKNAFTGGEAIGEDTFVFYRALGIKLRQLYGQTENSAINAIQSPGEVRLHTVGKPAPGVEVTIAEDGEILVRSDSVFEGYFNKPEATAEALEGGWLHTGDAGYLEEDGHLVVLGRVSEVMHTAGGERFVPNYIENRLKFSPYIKDAAVIGAGLDELTAMVCVDFEAVGHWAEVNGVPYVSYADLSQREEVATLLREAFQRVNKAVTEPLRLQRFVSLPKEFDPDDGEITRTRKLRRKVVQERYADVIAALYDGSKEVHVSAQVTYETGEVGKVERSLPIREV; this is encoded by the coding sequence ATGACTGATTTTACGAAGAACCGGTCTTCAGGCGGCGAAACGATTGGTGCACTTCTGGCGAAGAACGCGTCGCTCCACGGAAAGGATATCGCCCGTCGCGAAAAAGAGCGTGGGATATGGAAAGAAACCACCTGGGCGGAATACGCCCAAGAGGTGGTGGCCTGTGCGGCTGGGCTTGAAAAAATCGGCGTGAAGCCTGGCAAAGCAGTGCTTGTTCTGGGCGATAACCGTGCGCGGCTCTATGGCGGCATGCTGGCTGTTTCGTTGCTTGGTGCCTATGCAATGCCTGCCTATCCCGGCGCGACGCTCGAAGAACTCCGGCACTTTCTTGGCGAAGTGGAGATCGTCGCGGCTATTGCGGAAGATCAGGAACAGGTTGACAAGATCCTGGAACTGAAGGACGCCGGCGCCGAGGGCATCGACCACATCATTTATGATGAAGCGCGCGGTCTTGGCTTCTACGAGGTTGAAGGGCTGATGTCCTGGGATCACCTGATCGAAGTTGGTCAGCACGATCTGAACGAAACCCCGGGCCTGCGTGAGGAACTGCTTAGTCGTGCGAAGCCGGAAGATCCGGCCATTTTTCTGCACTCCTCCGGAACGACGGGCGCGCCGAAGGGCATCGTACTGAGTCAGAAGAACGTTCTTGCTGCTGCTCGGAATGGACATGCGGCGGGTGCCTTCGACGAAAATGAGGAGATCCTCGCGTACTTGCCGATGGCCTGGGTGGGAGACTACGCCATAACCGTTGCCGCGGCACTCCTTTGGCGTTTCACCGTGAATGTGCCTGAGCGCCAGGAAACGGTCGTGCGCGACATGCGCGAGATCGCTCCGACCTTCTATCTGGCGGCGCCGAGAAGCTGGGACCAAATGCTGACGACAATCCAGGTGGGTATCGAGAATTCGACCCCTTTCAAGAAATGGCTGTATCATTTCTTCATGGATCGGGCCATCGCCGCTGAGACACGCAAGCTGAACGGAAAAAGCGGTGGTATATTGGAGCCTTTGGGCCGACTTTTGGGTGAGGCAATTGTTTTCGGTCCGATCAAGGACCAGTTCGGAATGAGCCGCCTCAAGAACGCGTTCACCGGCGGCGAAGCGATCGGCGAAGACACCTTTGTTTTCTACCGAGCCTTGGGAATCAAATTGCGCCAACTCTACGGCCAAACCGAAAACAGCGCGATCAATGCAATTCAGTCTCCGGGTGAAGTGCGCCTTCATACGGTTGGCAAACCCGCGCCCGGCGTCGAGGTGACCATCGCCGAGGACGGGGAGATCTTGGTACGCTCGGACAGCGTATTCGAAGGGTACTTCAACAAACCCGAAGCGACCGCCGAAGCCCTTGAGGGCGGGTGGCTGCATACAGGTGATGCCGGGTATTTGGAGGAAGATGGACACCTGGTTGTTCTGGGGCGCGTCTCCGAGGTCATGCATACGGCCGGAGGCGAGCGGTTTGTGCCAAACTACATCGAGAACCGGTTGAAATTCAGCCCTTATATTAAGGATGCTGCCGTAATCGGCGCCGGGCTTGACGAATTGACGGCTATGGTCTGCGTGGATTTCGAAGCCGTTGGCCACTGGGCAGAGGTGAACGGCGTGCCCTATGTGTCTTATGCCGATCTTTCTCAGCGTGAAGAGGTCGCGACGTTGCTTCGCGAGGCCTTCCAACGGGTCAACAAGGCCGTCACCGAACCATTGCGCCTGCAACGCTTTGTCAGTCTGCCGAAAGAATTCGACCCGGACGATGGCGAAATCACGCGAACCCGAAAACTGCGGCGGAAGGTCGTTCAGGAACGCTATGCCGACGTGATCGCAGCGCTCTACGACGGTTCAAAAGAGGTCCATGTAAGCGCGCAGGTGACTTACGAGACCGGGGAAGTAGGGAAGGTCGAAAGAAGCCTTCCCATCAGGGAGGTATAA
- a CDS encoding branched-chain amino acid ABC transporter permease, with amino-acid sequence MDWVFLSELAINGALTGLLYSLFAIGLVLIYKASSVPNLAQGGLTMVGAYVVLALARDVGLPLWLAIPLAAVVMFGLGFGIERVALRRLAGRPVVMILMLTLGLDIFLRGTTLAIWGGTSRSMELGVSYDPLFLGDIFISRIHLVGAGVALVLFVAFMLFFRTRTGIKLRAIADDYMASWSVGISVERGVGFSWALASVVAVAAGVIWGEIQGVDQALSLLLLKGLTVAVLGGLDSILGAVIAGIILGVVENVGADFLDPLVGGGSRELIVAAVLILTVMIRPHGLFGRHDIERV; translated from the coding sequence ATGGACTGGGTCTTTCTATCAGAGCTTGCGATCAACGGAGCCTTGACGGGTCTGCTGTACTCGCTATTCGCCATCGGCCTTGTGCTGATTTACAAGGCATCTTCGGTGCCCAATCTGGCGCAGGGCGGGTTGACCATGGTCGGGGCCTATGTGGTCCTGGCGCTGGCACGCGACGTGGGTTTACCCTTGTGGCTGGCCATCCCTCTGGCTGCGGTTGTCATGTTCGGCCTTGGGTTCGGCATTGAGCGTGTTGCTCTGCGCCGTCTCGCAGGTCGGCCGGTTGTCATGATCTTGATGCTGACACTCGGCCTCGACATTTTCCTGCGGGGTACAACGCTTGCGATCTGGGGCGGGACGTCGCGTTCGATGGAATTGGGCGTCAGCTATGATCCGCTGTTCCTGGGCGACATATTCATCAGCCGCATCCATCTGGTTGGTGCCGGTGTTGCGCTCGTCTTGTTTGTCGCCTTCATGCTGTTTTTCCGAACCCGGACCGGGATCAAGTTGCGGGCGATCGCGGATGATTACATGGCTTCGTGGTCGGTCGGCATCTCGGTTGAACGCGGAGTTGGCTTTTCTTGGGCGCTGGCATCCGTTGTTGCCGTCGCCGCAGGCGTTATATGGGGCGAGATTCAGGGTGTCGATCAGGCGCTGTCGCTGTTGCTTCTCAAAGGTCTGACGGTTGCCGTTCTCGGTGGTCTCGACAGTATCCTTGGCGCCGTGATCGCGGGCATCATCCTGGGCGTCGTCGAAAACGTTGGCGCTGATTTCCTCGATCCGCTTGTCGGAGGCGGAAGCCGTGAGCTTATCGTCGCTGCCGTGCTCATTCTTACGGTCATGATCCGTCCGCACGGGCTGTTCGGTCGTCACGACATCGAAAGGGTGTAA
- a CDS encoding branched-chain amino acid ABC transporter permease, whose protein sequence is MFYGLSGVHHANYVSDSRIFKVPADRNLAAFIFLIGIAAPFIIPSLYLNSYMLPWLIWTAAALGLNLVTGWAGQLHLGYAAVMAVGAYSAIHAARFGVPWEFALIIGGLTSSVIGSLFAFAALRVKGLYLALTTLAMQFVMDWVLTHSPAISGGSHASLQSPTLALLGQEITTDTGFYYVAFGWCVLVTIFMLNLKRTGLGRALVAVREKDFAAAILGVNSFYYKILAFATSSFIAGVSGALLVATFFFLAAPEQFSVNVSIQVLAMVIVGGLGSIIGSYFGVALILLVPGIVNGLVVTLSDGLGMQINVETLAHIPNAVYGALIVIVLLIEPLGLGKLYGNIRDYLMVWPFDQFKK, encoded by the coding sequence ATGTTTTACGGACTTTCCGGCGTCCATCACGCCAACTACGTTTCGGATAGCCGAATCTTCAAGGTACCTGCTGACAGGAATCTGGCTGCATTTATCTTCCTGATCGGCATTGCCGCGCCATTCATCATACCTTCGCTTTACCTGAACAGTTACATGCTTCCGTGGCTGATCTGGACGGCGGCCGCTTTGGGGCTGAACCTGGTGACAGGTTGGGCGGGGCAGCTTCACCTGGGCTACGCCGCGGTCATGGCGGTCGGCGCCTATTCGGCGATCCATGCCGCGCGTTTCGGGGTGCCGTGGGAATTCGCGCTGATCATCGGCGGGTTGACGTCATCCGTGATCGGCAGCCTGTTTGCTTTTGCCGCTTTGCGGGTCAAGGGACTGTACCTCGCCCTTACCACTCTTGCGATGCAATTTGTGATGGACTGGGTTCTGACCCACTCTCCGGCGATCTCGGGGGGCTCACACGCGTCGCTCCAGTCACCGACATTGGCGCTGCTCGGGCAAGAGATTACCACTGATACTGGCTTCTACTATGTCGCCTTCGGCTGGTGTGTCTTGGTGACGATCTTCATGCTTAATCTCAAGCGTACTGGACTCGGTCGCGCTTTGGTCGCTGTCCGGGAAAAAGACTTTGCAGCCGCGATCCTGGGTGTGAACAGTTTCTACTACAAGATCCTGGCCTTCGCGACGTCGTCTTTCATCGCGGGCGTCAGTGGTGCGTTGCTTGTTGCCACCTTCTTCTTTCTTGCGGCACCTGAGCAGTTTTCGGTGAACGTGTCGATCCAGGTTCTTGCGATGGTGATTGTTGGCGGCCTTGGCAGCATTATCGGTTCCTATTTCGGTGTTGCCCTGATCCTTCTTGTTCCGGGTATCGTGAACGGTCTCGTCGTCACGCTGAGTGACGGGCTTGGCATGCAGATCAACGTTGAAACGCTCGCCCACATCCCCAACGCGGTCTATGGCGCGCTGATCGTCATTGTCCTTCTGATCGAACCGCTTGGTTTGGGAAAACTCTACGGCAACATCAGAGACTACCTGATGGTCTGGCCCTTCGATCAGTTCAAGAAATAA
- a CDS encoding ABC transporter ATP-binding protein: MPMQEKKVEAQNILSMNSVEVLYDNVMLAIKGVSVQVPTGGMIALLGSNGAGKSTTLKAISGLLKAERGRISRGEITFQGADITEALAQKRVEMGICHVIEGRRVFEHLTPDENLTAAAPHGMSRSTLNAEKDKIYGYFPRLAERKNSQAGYLSGGEQQMLAIGRALVTQPKLLMLDEPSLGLAPFLVEEIFGILQKINKDEGLSVLLVEQNALAALEIVSQGYLIENGRVVMHGTAEALKSNSDIQEFYLGGGETDFHNVKHYSRRKRWLS; the protein is encoded by the coding sequence ATGCCGATGCAAGAAAAAAAAGTTGAAGCCCAGAACATTCTGTCCATGAACAGTGTCGAGGTGCTGTACGACAATGTAATGCTGGCGATCAAAGGTGTTTCGGTCCAGGTTCCTACAGGCGGGATGATCGCACTCTTGGGATCGAACGGAGCGGGAAAAAGCACCACGTTGAAAGCGATCAGCGGTCTTTTGAAGGCTGAGCGCGGACGCATCAGCCGAGGTGAGATAACGTTCCAGGGAGCGGACATTACCGAAGCGCTCGCGCAAAAACGCGTCGAGATGGGCATCTGTCATGTCATCGAAGGGCGACGAGTCTTCGAACACCTGACCCCCGACGAGAACCTGACCGCCGCCGCGCCGCACGGGATGTCCCGATCAACGCTGAATGCGGAAAAGGACAAGATCTACGGATATTTTCCGCGGCTTGCCGAACGCAAAAATTCGCAAGCAGGCTATTTGTCGGGTGGTGAGCAACAGATGCTTGCCATTGGGCGGGCCCTCGTGACCCAGCCGAAGCTGTTGATGCTTGACGAGCCAAGTCTCGGGCTTGCTCCGTTCCTGGTCGAGGAAATCTTCGGCATACTGCAAAAGATCAATAAGGATGAGGGCCTGTCCGTACTACTGGTGGAACAGAACGCCTTGGCGGCTCTGGAAATCGTGTCGCAAGGGTACCTTATCGAGAACGGCCGCGTCGTTATGCACGGCACCGCCGAGGCGCTCAAATCTAACTCCGACATTCAGGAGTTCTATCTAGGCGGCGGAGAGACCGATTTTCACAACGTCAAGCACTACAGCCGACGCAAACGTTGGCTGAGCTAA